A genomic stretch from Thermoprotei archaeon includes:
- a CDS encoding glucose-1-phosphate thymidylyltransferase, whose product MGKLKGIILHGGRGTRLRPLTHTGPKQLIPVANKPISQYVLESLLECGISEIAIVLGDIHPEKVKEYYGDGSSFGAKLSYIHQGKPKGIAHAIWLCKEYVGDEPFVVYLGDNPLKGGIVKFAEDFEGSNYDAMILLCEVKNPQRFGVAKFDENGKLIGLIEKPKQPPSRYVLTGIYFLRPMIFNMIGRLKPSWRGELEITEAIQLLIENGYNVGYRFVNGWWKDTGTPEDVLEANRLVLDELKPEVKGEVEDGSSIQGRVSIGRGSVIKKGALIRGPAIIGEKTTIKANVYIGPYTSIGNNTVIERGEVENSIIMDNCLIDANERITTA is encoded by the coding sequence GTGGGTAAACTGAAGGGCATAATACTACATGGGGGGAGGGGCACAAGACTTAGGCCATTAACCCATACTGGACCAAAGCAGTTAATACCCGTCGCCAACAAGCCGATAAGCCAATATGTCTTGGAAAGCCTGCTTGAATGCGGGATAAGCGAGATAGCCATAGTGTTAGGGGATATTCACCCTGAAAAGGTGAAAGAATATTATGGTGATGGGAGCTCTTTCGGGGCAAAATTGAGCTACATCCATCAAGGTAAGCCTAAAGGCATAGCCCACGCCATATGGCTGTGCAAGGAATATGTAGGCGATGAGCCCTTTGTCGTCTACTTGGGAGACAACCCACTGAAAGGTGGCATAGTGAAATTCGCTGAAGACTTCGAAGGCTCGAACTACGATGCTATGATCCTACTATGCGAAGTGAAGAACCCCCAACGCTTCGGGGTAGCGAAATTCGATGAGAATGGGAAATTGATAGGCCTGATAGAGAAGCCAAAGCAGCCCCCGAGCAGGTATGTCCTAACGGGCATTTACTTTCTAAGGCCTATGATCTTCAACATGATTGGGAGATTAAAGCCGTCGTGGAGGGGTGAGCTTGAGATAACGGAGGCCATTCAACTTCTGATAGAGAATGGATACAACGTGGGCTATCGATTCGTTAATGGGTGGTGGAAGGATACTGGAACACCTGAGGACGTACTTGAGGCCAACAGGCTGGTCCTCGACGAGCTGAAACCGGAGGTGAAAGGGGAGGTTGAAGATGGCAGCTCCATACAGGGGAGGGTTTCCATAGGGAGGGGCAGCGTAATCAAAAAGGGGGCGTTAATCCGCGGCCCAGCCATCATAGGAGAAAAAACAACCATAAAGGCCAACGTATACATTGGTCCTTACACGAGTATAGGGAACAACACCGTCATAGAGAGGGGAGAGGTGGAGAACTCCATAATAATGGACAACTGCCTGATCGACGCAAACGAAAGGATAACCACAGCCTAA
- a CDS encoding AbrB/MazE/SpoVT family DNA-binding domain-containing protein, which translates to MWWEGEFKYVRNIFGGMKIMETVKVDEKGRIIIPKSMREKAGVKEGSYVKIRADEKGIVIEPLEPIAEKYFGAFKITKWPEDLDETELH; encoded by the coding sequence ATGTGGTGGGAAGGAGAATTTAAATATGTGAGAAATATTTTTGGTGGGATGAAGATTATGGAAACCGTGAAAGTGGACGAAAAAGGCAGGATTATCATTCCTAAAAGCATGAGGGAAAAGGCTGGAGTGAAGGAGGGAAGCTACGTTAAAATAAGGGCGGACGAGAAAGGCATTGTGATAGAACCTCTTGAGCCTATAGCCGAGAAATACTTTGGAGCCTTCAAGATAACGAAATGGCCAGAAGACCTCGACGAGACAGAACTCCATTAA
- a CDS encoding glycosyltransferase family 2 protein codes for MVRRDVFEEVGGFDEDYFLLREETDLCWRMWLQGYKVIFIPNSVVYHAIGGAFKESNIQSLYFFQRNMIVTLIKNLEFKNLLKILPVHLLLLFIDSLFSSLKNKSPERLRITLKSINYAIRNLKQIWNKRLNVQSRRKVSDKKLFKYLMAKITLLDKLRERLRT; via the coding sequence ATTGTTAGGAGGGATGTGTTTGAAGAAGTCGGAGGGTTTGATGAGGATTACTTCCTTCTAAGGGAGGAAACGGACCTTTGCTGGAGAATGTGGCTTCAAGGCTATAAAGTAATATTCATCCCAAACTCAGTAGTTTATCATGCCATTGGAGGGGCATTTAAAGAAAGCAATATTCAATCACTTTACTTTTTCCAAAGGAACATGATAGTAACGCTGATCAAGAACCTTGAGTTCAAAAACTTGCTAAAGATTCTCCCCGTACATTTACTCCTCCTTTTCATCGATTCACTTTTCTCAAGCTTAAAAAATAAAAGTCCTGAAAGGTTACGCATCACGCTGAAATCTATTAACTATGCCATAAGAAATCTTAAGCAAATATGGAATAAGAGGCTTAACGTTCAAAGCAGGCGTAAAGTAAGCGATAAAAAGCTTTTCAAATATTTAATGGCTAAAATTACACTATTGGATAAGCTTCGTGAAAGGTTAAGAACATGA
- a CDS encoding helix-turn-helix domain-containing protein, which produces MEEELLRPKDVAKKFGISVKTLWKWQKRGIIRAVKLPTGKLRYPRSEVERLWKQLKATGSQ; this is translated from the coding sequence ATGGAAGAAGAACTGCTTAGACCAAAGGATGTCGCTAAGAAGTTCGGTATCTCAGTTAAAACGCTCTGGAAGTGGCAGAAGAGGGGTATTATTAGAGCTGTTAAACTCCCAACTGGCAAGCTCCGCTACCCGAGGAGCGAGGTTGAGAGGTTATGGAAGCAGTTAAAAGCTACAGGGTCCCAGTAG
- a CDS encoding dTDP-4-dehydrorhamnose 3,5-epimerase family protein, which translates to MLEGIQIKTLKRRSDERGFFLELMRKDWKELLREDEIVQVNMSISYPGIIRAWHRHLRGQIDYFVVLQGAIKICVYDEESGELDEIISTWSDPQDSADMNSH; encoded by the coding sequence ATGCTTGAAGGAATCCAGATTAAAACACTTAAGCGAAGGTCTGATGAAAGGGGCTTCTTCCTAGAGCTCATGAGGAAGGACTGGAAAGAACTCCTCAGGGAGGACGAAATAGTCCAGGTAAACATGTCCATAAGCTATCCCGGTATCATTAGGGCCTGGCACAGACACCTAAGGGGACAAATCGACTACTTCGTGGTCCTTCAGGGAGCCATAAAAATATGCGTCTACGACGAAGAGTCGGGCGAGCTGGACGAAATCATATCCACGTGGAGCGATCCACAAGACTCAGCAGACATGAATTCGCACTAA